The genomic DNA TTCCGCGACCCCTCGCTGCTGGCCGGGCCCCTGCTGGAGCTGGCCATGCGCCCCCTGGCCGGGGTCTGGCGGCTGCTGCGAGACCGGGAGCTGGCCCGGGCCTGGCTGGACGACCTGCGCTACTCCCGCGCCTGCGACAATTTCTCCCTGCGCAGCGCGCCGGACGCCTGGCACATGGCTCGTTTCGCCCGTCGCGCTTCGACGGAAAGCGGCCTGACGCCCATCCCGGCGGCCTGAGCCGCGCCGTTTCGGCTTGTCTCCCGCTTCCCGAGGGAGTATAAGTCATCCTGTCGGGCCCAGAGGCGGACGTCCGAAGGGAGGCGGCATGGATTCCTTCGAAGGCGGGAGCGGACCCCGCGCGGACGTCCCCGCCGGATGCGGGGACGAGGCCGGGCGTGAGCGCAAGATCCTGCGGCGCATCCACGAGAAGATCGACGACTACGAGTCCTACGGCTTTTCCCGGGCCGAGGTCCGCATGTTCAACGTCTTCTTCGATCTGGCCCAGGAGTTCGAGGACGACGGCGACTTCTTCGCGGTCTGTGTGCTTCTGCCGGAAGCCTTCTTCAATCTCGAAGCGGATCTGGCCCTGCTGGTCGACCCGGGCGTCCTGCGCCTGCGGCGCAGTTCGGGCGCGTCGCCCAGCCCCGGCGACGGGTTCCCAGCGACCCCCGAGGAGTTGCCCCGGGCCGCCGTCGAAGTCCGGGGCCGCCTGCTCCTGCCGGTGAAGATCAATCCGTCCCTTCGCGACCTCCTGCCTTTCGAACCCATCGACGACGTCATCGGGGTGCTCTCCCTGCGTCCGACCGAGGGCCTGGGCGAGAAGGAGCGGCTCTTCTTCCAGAAGTTCGCCAACCGCCTGGGCTACCAGTACCACATCCGGCTCATCCGCACGCGCAACCGCGAGCACCTGGAGTTCATCAAGAATCTCGTGGAGGACATCGGCCACAACGTCATCGTGCCGAACATGTACTTCCGGCTCTTCTTCAATCGGCTCAAGGGCAAGATCGACGGGCTGGAGGAACTCGCCCGGGAGATGGCCCGGGACGAGGAGGGCCACCCCGGGTTCACGGGGGAGCTCCGGGCCAAGCTGGAGTATCTGCACTCCGGCATCCTGACGCAGTTCAACGAGATATTCCGCCACTACGAGCAGACCAGCCTGTTCCTGGAGACGCTTCTACGCCGCCGCCATTTCCAGGAGGGCCGCTACGTCCTGGAGAAGCGCGCCTGCAACCTGCGCAAGCAGGTCATCGAGCCGCAGCTGGAGCGCTACCGCCCGCGCCTGGAGGAGCGGGGCATCGAGATCGATCTCTCCCTGGGCGGGGTGCCGGATCGCGAGGTCACGCTCCTGGCGGACATCGGCCTGCTGGCCCAGGTCTACTCGAACCTCTTCTCCAACGCGGTCAAGTACACCCGCGAGGTGGAACGCTGGGGCCGGGGCCGCTCCAAATGGATGGCCTACGGCTGGCAGGTCTTGCCCGGATACTTCGGCACG from Desulfovibrio aminophilus DSM 12254 includes the following:
- a CDS encoding sensor histidine kinase, which codes for MDSFEGGSGPRADVPAGCGDEAGRERKILRRIHEKIDDYESYGFSRAEVRMFNVFFDLAQEFEDDGDFFAVCVLLPEAFFNLEADLALLVDPGVLRLRRSSGASPSPGDGFPATPEELPRAAVEVRGRLLLPVKINPSLRDLLPFEPIDDVIGVLSLRPTEGLGEKERLFFQKFANRLGYQYHIRLIRTRNREHLEFIKNLVEDIGHNVIVPNMYFRLFFNRLKGKIDGLEELAREMARDEEGHPGFTGELRAKLEYLHSGILTQFNEIFRHYEQTSLFLETLLRRRHFQEGRYVLEKRACNLRKQVIEPQLERYRPRLEERGIEIDLSLGGVPDREVTLLADIGLLAQVYSNLFSNAVKYTREVERWGRGRSKWMAYGWQVLPGYFGTGREGIKLNVFSSGPVIPAAERERLFTPGFRAGNVESEYGTGHGLYFVRQVVELHGGMVGYEPLPEGNNFYLVLPLEKARDATA